A genomic region of Gemmata massiliana contains the following coding sequences:
- a CDS encoding anti-sigma factor — MNTDPRLDRLDDLLAREATQGLTSDETVELDALLEAYPDEDPDALERAASAVHLAFVDTPDPLPAHLAERLQLAATVLTPAAPARVKSTRSRSRSAWGTWAGWAVAACLVGVLVYTQWPKDVSVVQGPEEERLKRDRLAKDATAQAAKFAGEQAGATGEVVWSTAKQEGYLEVRGLPPLDSTKEQYQLWIVDGGRAKKEPVDGGVFDVKPDGTVLVRVRNPILVKDAKAFAVTKETAGGVVVSDGPMLLVLTPKQG, encoded by the coding sequence GTGAACACCGATCCCCGACTCGACCGACTGGACGACCTTTTGGCTCGCGAAGCCACTCAGGGGCTAACGTCCGACGAGACAGTGGAACTGGACGCGCTACTCGAAGCGTATCCGGACGAAGACCCGGACGCGCTCGAGCGCGCCGCGTCCGCGGTCCATTTGGCGTTCGTCGACACACCGGACCCACTTCCCGCACATCTGGCCGAGCGGCTTCAACTTGCGGCGACCGTGTTGACTCCGGCCGCGCCCGCACGGGTCAAATCGACTCGCTCTCGTTCTCGGTCCGCGTGGGGAACGTGGGCGGGCTGGGCTGTGGCCGCGTGCTTGGTTGGCGTGCTCGTTTACACGCAGTGGCCCAAAGACGTGTCGGTGGTGCAAGGCCCGGAAGAAGAACGGCTGAAACGCGATCGACTCGCTAAAGACGCCACCGCACAGGCCGCGAAGTTCGCAGGAGAACAGGCCGGGGCGACCGGCGAGGTCGTGTGGAGCACGGCCAAGCAGGAAGGGTACCTCGAAGTTCGCGGGCTCCCGCCCCTCGATTCGACCAAAGAGCAGTACCAACTCTGGATCGTGGACGGCGGGCGCGCCAAGAAGGAACCGGTGGACGGCGGGGTGTTCGACGTGAAGCCCGACGGCACCGTCCTCGTGCGTGTGCGTAACCCTATTCTGGTCAAGGACGCGAAAGCGTTCGCGGTCACCAAAGAAACGGCCGGCGGCGTGGTGGTCAGCGACGGCCCGATGCTCTTGGTGCTCACGCCGAAGCAGGGCTAA